A stretch of Methanobrevibacter sp. YE315 DNA encodes these proteins:
- a CDS encoding prephenate dehydrogenase, with product MIKMNVGIIGGSDGLGKTLIYYFRDEFNVFITGRDHKKGKTVAEELNVNYIESNVDLANICDILVISVPINHASDVIREVAPFMKEGSLMVDVTSVKEEPSKTMAEVLPETIEYIPTHPIFGPRTTDLNNQVIVLTPDKKGKWYDKVYRYLESKNMRIIETTAQKHDYMMSIVQVLTHFSFISTASTIEKLKVDLSETEDYESPIYNLMIDMIARIVAQNPYLTYYIQSMNDNGPKIRNTFADAVLELRDIINNKDDEKFVEIAIKATKHMGDIKNALGRSDKAISALNFEFKYLNNSIGEEIGLKHIYSGKIHVGILEDLDNKTAYLNTGKEIKPFRIANIRILTKNELHNWKVKNLKKTESISCVFTKNVQVETIIKTVLHNNNIISCELTDEYNGPQIDDDCISLTFKITAISKEDIEDVKKLFTGFGGIIR from the coding sequence ATGATTAAAATGAATGTTGGAATTATTGGAGGTAGTGACGGTTTAGGTAAAACCCTCATCTACTATTTTAGAGACGAATTTAATGTATTTATAACCGGAAGAGACCATAAGAAAGGTAAAACAGTAGCGGAAGAGTTGAATGTTAACTATATTGAATCAAATGTTGATTTGGCAAATATCTGTGACATATTGGTAATTTCCGTGCCTATCAACCATGCTTCAGATGTCATACGGGAAGTTGCCCCGTTCATGAAAGAGGGGAGCCTGATGGTTGATGTGACTTCCGTTAAAGAGGAACCGTCTAAAACAATGGCAGAAGTACTGCCCGAAACTATCGAATACATCCCAACACACCCTATTTTTGGTCCTAGAACAACTGATTTGAACAACCAGGTTATTGTTCTTACACCAGACAAGAAAGGTAAATGGTATGATAAGGTTTATAGATACCTTGAAAGCAAAAATATGAGAATAATTGAGACTACAGCTCAAAAACATGATTATATGATGAGTATTGTCCAAGTTTTAACCCACTTTTCATTCATTTCAACAGCTTCAACAATCGAGAAACTGAAAGTCGATTTGTCTGAAACCGAAGATTATGAAAGTCCCATCTACAACCTCATGATAGATATGATTGCCCGTATTGTTGCTCAAAATCCATACTTAACATACTACATCCAATCCATGAACGATAACGGCCCGAAAATCAGAAATACTTTCGCCGATGCCGTGCTCGAACTAAGGGATATTATCAATAATAAGGATGATGAGAAGTTTGTTGAAATTGCAATTAAGGCAACAAAACATATGGGTGATATTAAAAACGCTTTAGGTAGAAGTGATAAAGCAATTAGTGCACTGAATTTTGAATTTAAATATCTAAACAATTCTATTGGTGAGGAAATTGGTCTAAAACATATTTATTCAGGAAAAATACATGTTGGAATCCTTGAAGATTTAGACAATAAAACCGCATACCTCAATACCGGCAAAGAAATCAAGCCGTTCCGTATAGCTAATATCAGAATCTTAACTAAAAATGAACTTCATAATTGGAAAGTGAAAAATCTGAAAAAGACCGAGTCCATCAGCTGCGTGTTTACAAAGAACGTTCAGGTTGAAACCATAATAAAAACCGTTCTGCATAACAACAACATTATCAGCTGTGAATTGACCGATGAGTACAATGGCCCTCAAATAGATGATGATTGCATCAGTTTAACTTTCAAAATCACTGCAATAAGTAAAGAAGACATTGAAGATGTGAAAAAGCTATTCACTGGCTTTGGCGGAATCATAAGATAA
- a CDS encoding mRNA surveillance protein pelota — protein sequence MKILNQNTKEGIIEIVPETLDDLWHLSHIVEVGDNASSKTTRRIQDNTGDKLRSDRGVKKTFYLGLDIESISFHLFTGKLRLTGVITRGPEDLIPLGSHHTLEVKLNTPITIKKERWPNWAIKRLNQAIDASKKLSAIIVVLEDDTATLGLMRQYGIEYYGPIKGNVSGKRIIDKNRQKNIVQFYEKVVESIVKFDSIQNIVIAGPGFVKNDFYDYLKDNHKDLAKISIIEPTGSGGRNGISEVLKKGTVEKLTSENRVALEMGAIDNLLSEIGRNSSKIAYGAKETKNAINLGAVSQLLILDTKVASENMGELMDMVENMKGEVMVVSSEHEGGKQLESLGGMAAILRYEIN from the coding sequence ATGAAAATTTTAAATCAGAATACCAAGGAAGGAATAATCGAAATCGTTCCAGAAACACTGGATGATTTATGGCATTTGTCTCATATAGTGGAAGTTGGGGACAATGCATCCTCTAAAACAACAAGGCGTATCCAGGACAATACAGGCGATAAGCTAAGAAGTGATAGAGGGGTTAAAAAAACATTTTATTTAGGTTTGGATATTGAAAGTATCAGTTTTCATTTGTTCACAGGAAAATTAAGATTAACAGGAGTCATTACACGGGGACCTGAAGATCTGATTCCTCTGGGATCTCACCATACCTTGGAAGTTAAGTTAAACACTCCAATCACCATTAAAAAGGAAAGATGGCCTAATTGGGCAATCAAAAGACTCAACCAAGCCATTGATGCATCAAAAAAACTATCTGCGATAATTGTAGTTTTGGAAGATGATACTGCGACATTGGGCCTTATGAGGCAGTACGGTATTGAATATTATGGTCCGATTAAAGGGAATGTCTCAGGAAAAAGGATTATAGACAAGAACAGGCAGAAAAATATTGTTCAGTTTTATGAAAAGGTTGTGGAATCCATAGTCAAGTTTGATTCAATACAGAATATTGTAATTGCAGGACCTGGCTTTGTCAAAAACGATTTTTATGATTATCTTAAGGACAATCATAAGGACTTGGCAAAAATTTCGATTATTGAACCAACAGGCTCCGGCGGCCGCAATGGGATTTCCGAAGTTCTTAAAAAAGGAACAGTTGAAAAGTTAACTTCAGAAAATAGGGTTGCTTTGGAAATGGGAGCTATTGACAATCTGCTTTCAGAAATTGGTAGAAATTCATCTAAAATTGCTTATGGTGCAAAAGAAACTAAAAATGCCATTAATTTAGGCGCGGTTAGTCAACTGTTGATTTTGGATACTAAAGTTGCCAGCGAAAACATGGGTGAATTAATGGACATGGTTGAAAACATGAAAGGGGAGGTAATGGTTGTAAGTAGTGAGCATGAAGGTGGAAAACAATTGGAAAGCTTAGGTGGTATGGCGGCTATTTTAAGGTATGAAATTAATTAA
- a CDS encoding cell wall biosynthesis protein: protein MYFSMFYAFIFVFILSAVGTAVLDIIFRFLGKRGYMGNLYPNVRGGIPRGIGLVPFVILSFYMLPGHNTLVLIIGIFAFLDDVLGRRPCIPLGIEWGQLLRGIGIFLVMAVGILEGFGVSAIFIALMVQPLNISDMQPGSTCIVTIIMSVLTVLFMLIIGSQGPGELPATYTPLLILIVCLGYCPLDFSGKIMLGEVGNHTFGVALGIAYYLVGGLWSLILLGFITVVLIAFVRRNNLRIFFTQKLGIYNPTFGDYFMDVLTGGGLGDLLRRFFLEDKQYNITNPLLISLGFRRLLYNPYVYHPKKFIPSREKARLGKRL, encoded by the coding sequence ATGTATTTTTCAATGTTTTATGCATTCATTTTTGTCTTTATTTTATCGGCTGTAGGTACTGCAGTTTTAGATATTATTTTTAGATTCTTAGGAAAAAGAGGTTACATGGGTAACCTATACCCAAACGTTAGGGGAGGAATTCCAAGAGGAATCGGACTGGTACCGTTTGTCATACTGTCTTTTTATATGTTGCCCGGCCATAATACTCTTGTTTTAATTATAGGTATTTTTGCATTCCTTGATGATGTTTTGGGAAGAAGGCCATGCATCCCATTAGGTATTGAATGGGGTCAACTTTTAAGAGGCATTGGAATCTTTTTAGTGATGGCTGTTGGCATTCTTGAAGGCTTTGGCGTTTCAGCTATTTTCATAGCCTTGATGGTTCAGCCATTGAACATTTCAGATATGCAGCCGGGATCCACTTGTATTGTTACAATAATAATGTCAGTTTTAACAGTATTATTCATGTTGATTATTGGATCACAAGGCCCTGGTGAACTACCTGCAACATACACTCCGTTATTAATATTAATTGTATGTTTAGGTTACTGTCCATTAGATTTTTCAGGAAAAATCATGTTGGGAGAAGTTGGTAACCACACATTTGGAGTTGCATTAGGCATTGCCTATTATTTAGTGGGCGGTTTATGGTCATTGATTCTACTCGGTTTTATTACCGTAGTCCTAATCGCTTTTGTTAGAAGAAATAATTTAAGAATATTTTTCACACAAAAATTAGGGATATACAATCCTACATTCGGGGATTATTTCATGGATGTATTGACTGGAGGGGGTCTAGGAGATTTGCTTAGGAGATTCTTCCTTGAAGACAAACAGTATAATATCACAAATCCTTTATTGATTTCATTAGGTTTCAGAAGATTACTATACAATCCATATGTATATCACCCAAAGAAATTCATTCCAAGCAGGGAAAAAGCAAGGCTGGGAAAAAGGTTATGA
- a CDS encoding glycosyltransferase: MKILFIITGRGMGGDSSVALNLMQAFEKKGVICEAGLDESAHLDAFEKRGYRCHKISVPQAGGHSATKLSLIKGALRLIKATFKAKSVIKKEDYDAVVGILGGGAIVGSLGGKFARKPTFSLISTPTDSKVCPRFNKSYVLPEHELFKVDSLPDNMVKAFYPLPDNIEEGNEKIALEKLKEYPIFDENKKTILFSSGSSIFKGIIEAINLVANRTDEYNLVLVGLPLHDEYLDLIDENTTIYAGYIDWINHLFKFSDLSVLTDDGISIEEALICEKPIVTLTRVKWGRYQNMAGVFKGAIIESEVQDVYESINMAFENYDSLQKSAIHYGKLCNEAADKLADDILNQLK; the protein is encoded by the coding sequence ATGAAGATTCTATTCATTATTACAGGCAGAGGAATGGGTGGAGACTCTTCTGTCGCTCTTAATTTAATGCAAGCATTTGAAAAAAAAGGAGTCATATGCGAAGCGGGCTTAGATGAATCTGCACATTTGGATGCATTTGAAAAAAGAGGGTACCGCTGCCATAAAATTTCAGTTCCTCAGGCTGGGGGTCATTCGGCCACTAAACTTTCACTTATAAAAGGCGCTTTAAGATTAATAAAAGCTACTTTTAAAGCAAAATCAGTTATTAAAAAAGAAGATTATGATGCCGTTGTAGGAATTTTAGGAGGGGGTGCTATTGTAGGATCCCTTGGAGGCAAATTTGCTCGAAAACCTACTTTTTCATTAATTTCAACTCCTACTGATTCAAAAGTATGTCCTAGATTCAATAAATCTTATGTTTTACCGGAACATGAGCTATTCAAAGTAGATTCTCTTCCGGATAATATGGTAAAAGCTTTCTATCCATTACCTGATAATATTGAGGAAGGTAATGAAAAAATTGCATTGGAAAAATTAAAAGAATATCCTATTTTTGATGAAAATAAGAAAACAATCCTGTTCTCTTCAGGTTCATCCATTTTCAAAGGAATAATTGAAGCTATTAATTTAGTCGCTAACCGTACTGACGAGTATAATCTTGTTCTGGTCGGTTTGCCATTGCACGACGAATATTTGGATTTAATCGATGAAAATACAACCATTTATGCAGGTTATATTGATTGGATAAATCATTTATTTAAGTTTTCTGATTTATCTGTTCTAACTGATGACGGAATATCTATTGAAGAAGCATTGATTTGCGAAAAGCCGATTGTTACTCTTACCCGAGTCAAATGGGGAAGATATCAGAATATGGCTGGCGTATTTAAAGGTGCAATCATTGAATCTGAAGTTCAAGATGTTTATGAAAGTATTAATATGGCTTTTGAAAACTATGATTCACTTCAAAAAAGTGCTATTCATTACGGTAAACTCTGTAACGAAGCGGCAGATAAACTGGCCGATGATATTCTAAATCAATTAAAATAG